A section of the Streptomyces xinghaiensis S187 genome encodes:
- a CDS encoding DUF6879 family protein, with protein MHASTRTPGAPAALGPPQQTGIPPFLLKTVITALIGGFTYALTNAVDQPEVWKLTVSVFVAGAAMIVQYMVDFERRLGAVEHSLTRHNTEMKELVAEGFAKINHATELFGLVEGSALRADGVTRLVRNATMVGSEGPEIMKAFAQAEVTRLGTLMANLHQKHADYDGEDHDWIVTLTQCASHTIDATSTSVDHDFWPTELGQRYLRAQRDAIHEHGVSIRRLFIVNTPQEIDEELLQLVEHQKGLGIEVRVLALSELPPTAGIDTTNDFIVFDHSLSYEVEPDLRGMNAKTTLDLRDDRVARRIKRFEELWKAGEEEPEPDE; from the coding sequence ATGCACGCATCGACGAGAACACCCGGGGCGCCGGCCGCCCTGGGTCCGCCGCAGCAGACCGGCATTCCGCCGTTCCTGCTGAAAACCGTGATCACCGCGTTGATCGGCGGTTTCACCTACGCACTCACCAACGCCGTCGACCAGCCCGAGGTCTGGAAGCTGACGGTCTCCGTCTTCGTCGCCGGCGCGGCCATGATCGTGCAGTACATGGTCGACTTCGAGCGCCGGCTCGGTGCCGTGGAACACAGCCTCACCCGTCACAACACCGAGATGAAGGAGCTGGTCGCCGAGGGATTCGCCAAGATCAACCATGCCACCGAGCTGTTCGGCCTGGTCGAGGGGTCGGCCCTGCGGGCCGACGGGGTGACCCGGCTGGTGCGCAACGCCACGATGGTCGGCTCCGAGGGGCCCGAGATCATGAAGGCGTTCGCCCAGGCCGAGGTCACCCGCCTCGGCACCCTGATGGCCAACCTCCACCAGAAGCACGCCGACTACGACGGGGAGGACCACGACTGGATCGTGACCCTCACCCAGTGCGCCTCCCACACCATCGACGCCACCAGCACCTCGGTGGACCACGACTTCTGGCCCACCGAGCTGGGACAGCGCTATCTGCGGGCCCAGCGCGACGCGATCCACGAGCACGGGGTGAGCATCCGCCGGCTGTTCATCGTCAACACACCGCAGGAGATCGACGAGGAACTGCTGCAGCTGGTGGAGCACCAGAAGGGCCTGGGCATCGAGGTGCGCGTCCTCGCGCTGTCCGAGCTGCCGCCGACCGCCGGAATCGACACCACGAACGACTTCATCGTCTTCGACCACTCCCTGTCCTACGAGGTCGAGCCCGACCTGCGCGGGATGAACGCCAAGACCACCCTGGACCTGCGCGATGACCGGGTGGCCCGGCGTATCAAGCGCTTCGAGGAGCTGTGGAAAGCCGGGGAGGAGGAACCGGAGCCGGACGAGTAG